One segment of Lutra lutra chromosome 12, mLutLut1.2, whole genome shotgun sequence DNA contains the following:
- the LOC125082585 gene encoding STAM-binding protein-like, whose protein sequence is MSDHGDVSLPPEDRVRALSQMGSAVEINEDIPPRRYFRSGVEIIRMASIYSEEGNIEHAFILYNKYITLFIEKLPKHRDYKSAVIPEKKDTVKKLKEIAFPKAEELKEELLKRYTKEYIEYNEEKKREAEELARSVAIQQELEKERQRVAQQKQQQLEQEQFHAFEEMIRNQELEKERLKIVQEFGKVDPGLGGPLVPDLEKPSPDVFPPAPVASAQSTDCNTTVRPAKPPVVDRSLKPGALSNSESTPTIDGLRHVAVPERLCPQFLQLASANTARGVETCGILCGKLMRNEFTITHVLIPKQSAGSDYCHTENEEELFLIQDQQGLITLGWIHTHPTQTAFLSSVDLHTHCSYQMMLPESIAIVCSPKFQETGFFKLTDHGLEEISSCRQKGFHPHSKDPPLFCSCSHVTVVDRAVTITDLR, encoded by the coding sequence ATGTCTGACCATGGAGATGTGAGCCTTCCACCTGAAGACCGGGTGAGGGCCCTCTCCCAGATGGGTAGCGCAGTGGAGATAAATGAAGACATTCCACCCCGACGGTATTTCCGCTCTGGAGTCGAGATTATCCGAATGGCATCCATTTACTCTGAGGAAGGCAACATTGAACACGCCTTCATCCTCTATAACAAGTATATCACGCTCTTTATTGAGAAACTCCCAAAGCATCGAGATTACAAATCAGCTGTCATTCCTGAAAAGAAAGACACAGTAAAGAAGTTGAAGGAAATTGCATTTCCCAAGGCAgaagagctgaaggaagagcTATTAAAACGatatacaaaagaatatatagaatataatgaagaaaagaagagggaagcgGAAGAGCTCGCACGGAGCGTGGCCATCcagcaggagctggagaaggagcgGCAGAGGGTAgcccagcagaagcagcagcagttgGAGCAAGAGCAGTTCCATGCCTTTGAGGAGATGATCCGGAACCAGGAGCTGGAAAAGGAGCGACTGAAGATCGTGCAGGAGTTTGGGAAGGTGGACCCTGGCCTAGGCGGCCCCTTGGTGCCGGACTTGGAGAAGCCCTCCCCAGATGTGTTCCCCCCGGCACCTGTGGCATCTGCACAGTCTACGGACTGTAATACGACCGTGAGGCCTGCCAAGCCACCCGTGGTGGACAGGTCCTTGAAACCGGGAGCATTGAGCAACTCAGAAAGTACTCCTACAATTGACGGACTGCGCCATGTGGCGGTGCCCGAGAGGCTCTGCCCGCAGTTCCTCCAGTTAGCCAGTGCCAACACAGCCCGAGGAGTAGAGACATGTGGAATTCTCTGTGGAAAACTGATGAGGAATGAGTTTACCATTACTCATGTTCTCATCCCCAAGCAAAGTGCCGGGTCTGATTATTGCCACACCGAGAACGAAGAAGAGCTCTTCCTCATACAGGATCAGCAGGGTCTCATCACACTGGGCTGGATCCATACTCATCCCACACAGACTGCCTTCCTCTCCAGTGTTGACCTACACACTCATTGCTCCTACCAGATGATGTTGCCGGAGTCAATAGCCATTGTTTGTTCCCCCAAATTCCAGGAAACTGGATTCTTTAAACTAACTGACCATGGACTAGAGGAGATTTCTTCCTGTCGCCAGAAAGGATTTCATCCGCACAGCAAGGACCCACCTCTCTTCTGTAGCTGCAGCCATGTGACTGTTGTGGACAGAGCAGTGACCATCACAGACCTTCGATGA